Proteins found in one Fulvitalea axinellae genomic segment:
- a CDS encoding RNA polymerase sigma-70 factor encodes MDSTEKKLIQRFKNGDAGAYEHIFKKYYASLCLFAMKHLKTKDLAEEVVQELFCKLWEKRDTLEPRESLKSYLYGAVRLNCLRLIRSETLHAKHHELIKKEMSDEVWPEEEKSNDIQARILEAVSELPEQRRRIFEMSRFDQLRQKEIAEKMNLAPKTVENQMGRALKFLRDRLKDCLPVLLLWLWYFLEK; translated from the coding sequence TTGGATAGCACTGAAAAAAAACTGATACAACGCTTCAAAAACGGCGACGCCGGCGCTTACGAGCATATTTTTAAAAAATACTACGCAAGCCTGTGCCTTTTCGCCATGAAACACCTCAAGACGAAAGACCTTGCCGAGGAGGTGGTACAGGAACTTTTCTGTAAACTCTGGGAAAAACGCGACACGCTGGAACCTCGCGAATCGCTGAAGTCTTACCTCTACGGCGCCGTCCGGCTCAACTGCTTGCGATTGATCCGTTCGGAGACCCTGCACGCCAAACACCACGAGCTGATAAAAAAAGAAATGAGCGATGAGGTGTGGCCCGAAGAGGAGAAAAGCAACGACATACAGGCCCGCATACTGGAAGCCGTAAGCGAATTGCCCGAACAGCGGCGACGGATTTTCGAAATGAGCCGTTTCGATCAGCTCCGCCAGAAAGAGATCGCCGAGAAAATGAACTTGGCACCCAAAACCGTGGAGAACCAGATGGGCCGTGCGCTAAAATTCCTGCGCGACCGCCTAAAAGACTGCCTCCCAGTACTTTTACTCTGGCTTTGGTATTTTCTGGAAAAATAA